From one Sulfurimonas sp. HSL-3221 genomic stretch:
- a CDS encoding CCE_0567 family metalloprotein, whose protein sequence is MSADAKELKKELAKRKRLAVEIASEIHDIVEDTLWTDYVKMPELSEKLRVAVEEANTFKTENGL, encoded by the coding sequence ATGTCAGCTGATGCAAAAGAACTGAAAAAAGAGTTGGCCAAGCGCAAACGTCTGGCGGTAGAGATCGCTTCTGAGATCCACGATATCGTCGAAGACACACTCTGGACCGATTACGTCAAAATGCCGGAACTGAGTGAAAAACTTCGCGTTGCCGTCGAAGAAGCCAACACGTTCAAGACTGAAAACGGTCTTTGA
- a CDS encoding GNAT family N-acetyltransferase has product MFIGWLKFADVSELVKIADTVGWLADGYHIKLMMMHSPHLCYGAYEDGKLVGAIMSIGFSETAQMKYFMVRPEYQKKGIGTRLFKTLLTVLENDFRKIYLHANPDLVPFFKAHGFESNMEVGRFINVGKVPPFNFTNAHAKELDGGNFESAISVIDHETFGENRLEFLMDEMERTSSLKFTLPNAFQHSSVVNARHVYLGPWQVREGHEDEAEKMMKGVLYFRGLKKVFADVPLGVKPVVDLYEKYHFKQQQTFVHMSKGGNSVKFENIYAFSL; this is encoded by the coding sequence ATGTTCATAGGATGGCTCAAATTTGCAGACGTCAGTGAACTGGTCAAGATTGCCGATACGGTAGGCTGGCTCGCTGACGGCTACCATATCAAACTGATGATGATGCACTCTCCGCACCTTTGTTATGGCGCCTATGAAGACGGCAAGCTTGTCGGGGCGATCATGTCCATCGGCTTCTCCGAAACGGCGCAGATGAAATATTTTATGGTGCGTCCGGAATATCAGAAGAAGGGAATAGGCACCCGCCTTTTCAAGACGCTTCTGACGGTACTGGAGAACGATTTCCGCAAAATCTATCTCCATGCCAACCCGGATCTCGTGCCGTTTTTCAAAGCCCACGGCTTTGAATCGAACATGGAAGTGGGCCGTTTCATTAATGTCGGCAAGGTGCCGCCGTTCAACTTTACCAATGCGCACGCGAAGGAACTGGACGGCGGCAACTTCGAGTCCGCCATCTCCGTCATCGACCATGAGACCTTCGGCGAGAACCGTCTGGAGTTCCTCATGGACGAGATGGAACGCACAAGCTCGCTCAAGTTCACGCTGCCCAATGCGTTCCAGCACTCCAGCGTCGTGAACGCACGCCATGTCTATCTGGGCCCCTGGCAGGTCCGCGAAGGGCATGAGGACGAAGCGGAGAAGATGATGAAAGGGGTCCTCTATTTCCGGGGGCTCAAAAAGGTCTTTGCCGATGTCCCACTCGGGGTGAAGCCGGTCGTGGATCTTTATGAGAAGTACCACTTCAAACAGCAACAGACGTTCGTCCATATGAGCAAGGGCGGCAACTCGGTTAAGTTCGAGAACATTTACGCATTTTCACTTTAA
- the nifV gene encoding homocitrate synthase, with amino-acid sequence MAFINDTTLRDGEQAPYVAFNTVEKIAIARALDACGADELEIGIPAMGTREQEDIRELLALGLGARMMTWNRATMRDLEASLECGVPAVDLSIPVSDILIDVKFGGDKERMLSQLEAVILAAKREGLYVCIGAEDSSRADLSFIAEVMQLGHTLGADRFRYCDTVGILTPTRTYEAIKALVSLNLLPIEMHTHNDFGLANANALSGLDAGAQSVNTTVIGLGERAGNASFEQISMALKHLYGDARHIDAMQMRSLIAIVAEAAGVTIAPNAPIIGERLFAHESGIHADGMMKNSRAYEPFDAEEVGGLRAFPIGKHSGTGTVMYHLKQLGITAEKSALHSLLPRIREIVTSRKQVLDDMELVSLYRQSQCS; translated from the coding sequence ATGGCTTTTATCAACGACACGACGTTACGTGACGGTGAGCAGGCGCCCTATGTGGCGTTCAACACCGTTGAAAAGATAGCGATCGCCCGCGCGCTTGATGCGTGCGGCGCCGATGAACTCGAAATCGGCATTCCCGCCATGGGAACGCGCGAACAGGAAGACATCCGCGAGCTTCTCGCCCTGGGGCTGGGGGCGCGGATGATGACCTGGAACCGTGCGACGATGCGCGATCTCGAGGCGTCGCTTGAATGCGGCGTGCCGGCCGTTGACCTCTCCATTCCCGTTTCTGACATTCTGATCGACGTCAAGTTCGGCGGTGACAAGGAACGGATGCTTTCGCAACTCGAGGCAGTCATCTTGGCCGCGAAACGCGAAGGACTCTATGTCTGCATCGGAGCCGAAGACAGCTCCCGTGCCGATCTCTCCTTTATTGCCGAAGTGATGCAACTGGGCCATACGCTCGGTGCTGACCGTTTCCGCTACTGCGATACCGTCGGGATTCTGACACCGACGCGCACCTATGAAGCCATCAAGGCATTGGTTTCCCTCAATCTCCTTCCGATCGAAATGCACACGCACAATGATTTCGGTCTTGCCAATGCCAATGCGCTCAGCGGACTCGATGCCGGTGCACAGAGCGTCAATACAACAGTTATCGGACTGGGCGAACGGGCGGGCAACGCCTCCTTCGAGCAGATCTCGATGGCCCTCAAGCATCTCTACGGCGACGCGCGTCATATCGACGCGATGCAGATGCGTTCGCTCATTGCCATCGTTGCCGAGGCGGCGGGCGTGACCATCGCGCCGAATGCTCCCATTATCGGGGAGCGCCTCTTTGCCCATGAGAGCGGTATTCATGCCGACGGTATGATGAAAAACAGCCGTGCCTACGAACCTTTTGATGCCGAAGAGGTCGGGGGGCTTCGCGCATTCCCGATCGGCAAACATTCGGGAACGGGCACGGTCATGTACCATCTCAAACAGCTCGGTATTACTGCCGAAAAGAGTGCGTTGCACTCATTGCTGCCACGGATCCGCGAAATCGTGACGTCACGAAAGCAGGTCCTTGACGACATGGAGCTCGTATCTCTTTACAGGCAGAGTCAATGTTCATAG
- the nifD gene encoding nitrogenase molybdenum-iron protein alpha chain, which yields MGPESLEAKQKAAIEEVLKAYPEKAAKNRAKHLGVGSPEDESQKTCGNVRSNKKTVPGVMSQRGCAYAGSKGVVWGPVKDMVHISHGPIGCGQYSRAGRRNYYIGTTGVDTFVTMNFSSDFQEKDIVFGGDKKLAVCFEEIDALFPLNNGITVQSECPIGLIGDDINATSKVYAKATGNTIVPVNCEGFRGVSQSLGHHIANDTVRDYVFDGNVETLGDAIEPTEYDVAIIGDYNIGGDAWSSRILLEEMGLRVTAQWSGDATLKEMAQTPKVKLNLLHCYRSMNYISRHMEKEFGIPWVEYNFFGPTQTYKSLRKIAAFFDEKIQAKCEEVIAKYEPMINAVVDKYRPRLEGKQVMLFVGGLRPRHVIGAYEDLGMEVIGTGYEFAHDDDYKRTKDEIMRSTVIYDDVNEYELEAFVKKLEPDLVASGIKEKYVFQKMGLPYRQMHSWDYSGPYHGFDGFAIFASDMDLAINSPVWGYSKAPWETEGEA from the coding sequence ATGGGTCCAGAATCATTGGAAGCAAAACAAAAAGCAGCGATTGAAGAGGTACTCAAGGCGTACCCGGAGAAAGCTGCAAAAAATCGTGCTAAGCACCTCGGTGTAGGTTCACCGGAGGATGAAAGCCAAAAAACTTGCGGTAACGTTCGTTCGAATAAGAAAACTGTTCCGGGTGTCATGAGCCAGCGTGGTTGTGCTTATGCCGGTTCTAAAGGTGTTGTTTGGGGTCCGGTTAAAGATATGGTTCATATCTCTCACGGTCCGATCGGTTGTGGTCAGTACTCACGTGCCGGCCGTCGTAACTACTACATCGGTACAACCGGTGTCGATACATTCGTTACGATGAACTTCTCTTCCGACTTCCAGGAAAAAGACATCGTCTTCGGCGGTGACAAGAAACTGGCTGTCTGTTTCGAAGAGATCGACGCACTGTTCCCGCTGAACAACGGTATCACTGTCCAGTCTGAGTGTCCGATCGGTCTGATCGGTGACGACATCAACGCGACTTCTAAAGTTTACGCGAAAGCGACTGGTAACACGATCGTTCCGGTTAACTGTGAAGGTTTCCGCGGTGTTTCTCAGTCCCTGGGTCACCACATCGCGAACGACACTGTCCGTGACTACGTTTTCGACGGCAACGTTGAAACACTGGGTGACGCTATCGAGCCGACTGAGTACGACGTTGCGATCATCGGTGACTACAACATCGGTGGTGACGCATGGTCAAGCCGTATCCTTCTCGAAGAGATGGGTCTGCGTGTAACTGCTCAGTGGTCAGGCGATGCTACGCTCAAAGAAATGGCACAGACGCCGAAGGTTAAACTGAACCTCCTGCACTGCTACCGTTCTATGAACTACATCTCCCGTCACATGGAGAAAGAGTTCGGTATTCCTTGGGTTGAATACAACTTCTTCGGACCGACTCAGACGTACAAGTCACTGCGCAAAATCGCTGCATTCTTCGACGAGAAGATCCAAGCGAAATGTGAAGAAGTCATCGCGAAGTATGAGCCGATGATCAACGCTGTTGTTGACAAATACCGCCCGCGCCTCGAAGGCAAGCAGGTAATGCTGTTCGTCGGTGGTCTCCGCCCGCGTCACGTTATCGGCGCTTACGAAGACCTCGGTATGGAAGTTATCGGTACGGGTTACGAATTCGCACACGACGATGACTACAAGCGTACAAAAGACGAGATCATGCGTTCAACTGTCATCTACGATGACGTCAACGAATACGAGCTCGAAGCGTTTGTCAAGAAACTTGAGCCGGACCTCGTTGCTTCTGGTATTAAAGAAAAATACGTCTTCCAGAAAATGGGTCTGCCGTATCGCCAGATGCACTCTTGGGACTACAGCGGTCCGTACCACGGATTCGACGGTTTCGCGATCTTCGCATCCGATATGGACCTCGCGATCAACTCTCCGGTTTGGGGATATAGCAAAGCACCTTGGGAAACGGAAGGAGAAGCGTAA
- a CDS encoding GNAT family N-acetyltransferase produces the protein MTEPQWETLRAWLMEQRAISSEIKAPTEVKRLDLSSRALAQLPEAFGLLSELVALNLGNNKLSSLPESMVSMTKLSNVDLRRNAFSAVPALLGMLPVRSLNLSGNRISDVSELTRFTTLRVLDLSGNVLEGFERCLSVPNELRTLNLATNYIKDISAMPAQLTSVERLNLEGNLITSIPPEAAYLSSLLELDLSDNRIETIDKAFFTLGVESVNLASNRIRHIALHGLDELEVLTLDDNALSTLEIADDFAPYLRAFSCDGCGLTAFPMLPSSVLGSLCYSSNAIAELPESISRYEELYELDIDGNAIVDLPEALANMKNLKSLYIGDNPLNEHAKLVIEVLHPEICDINMKTGITIEPATEEDLPHMAGLLGVLFAIEQDFEIDFDKQLSGIAKLYAHEGTDLLVARHEGKVVGMLTMQRLISSAEGDFVGQIEDLVVLQEYRKMGVGSRLINKMRFMAQSYGYKRIQLAADIDNENALHFYTRRGFRRTNLTVFHFKNNI, from the coding sequence ATGACCGAACCGCAATGGGAGACCCTGCGTGCATGGTTGATGGAGCAGCGGGCCATTTCATCGGAGATCAAAGCGCCCACGGAGGTGAAGCGTCTCGATCTCAGCAGCCGTGCCCTGGCGCAGCTGCCTGAAGCGTTCGGACTGCTCAGCGAACTGGTCGCGCTCAACCTGGGCAACAACAAGCTTTCATCCCTGCCGGAGTCCATGGTGTCGATGACGAAACTGAGCAACGTCGATCTTCGGCGCAACGCCTTCAGTGCCGTACCGGCGCTCCTGGGCATGCTTCCGGTCCGTTCGCTCAATCTCAGCGGGAACCGCATCAGCGACGTTTCCGAACTGACCCGTTTCACGACGCTCCGGGTGCTTGATCTCAGCGGTAACGTTCTTGAAGGCTTTGAGCGCTGTCTGAGTGTTCCCAATGAACTCCGGACCCTCAACCTCGCGACGAACTATATTAAAGATATATCCGCGATGCCGGCCCAGCTCACGTCCGTCGAACGGCTGAACCTGGAAGGCAACCTGATCACGTCCATTCCCCCGGAGGCGGCGTACCTTAGTTCCCTGCTGGAACTGGACCTCTCCGACAACCGTATCGAGACCATCGACAAGGCCTTTTTCACCCTCGGCGTCGAATCGGTCAATCTCGCTTCGAACCGTATTCGTCACATCGCCCTGCACGGGCTGGACGAGCTCGAGGTACTGACCCTCGACGACAACGCGCTCTCAACCCTGGAGATCGCGGATGATTTCGCCCCCTATCTGCGGGCGTTCTCCTGCGACGGCTGCGGGCTGACGGCGTTCCCGATGCTGCCGTCGAGCGTCCTGGGGTCGCTGTGCTACTCCTCCAACGCCATTGCCGAGCTGCCCGAGTCGATCAGCCGCTATGAGGAGCTCTACGAACTCGATATCGACGGTAACGCCATTGTCGACCTTCCCGAAGCGCTGGCAAATATGAAGAACCTGAAATCACTCTATATAGGAGACAATCCTCTGAATGAGCATGCGAAGCTGGTGATTGAAGTGCTCCACCCGGAGATCTGCGACATCAATATGAAAACGGGGATCACCATCGAACCGGCAACGGAGGAGGACCTGCCGCATATGGCCGGACTGCTGGGCGTGCTTTTCGCGATTGAACAGGATTTCGAGATCGACTTCGACAAGCAGCTCTCGGGGATCGCAAAACTCTACGCCCACGAGGGGACCGATCTGCTTGTCGCGCGTCACGAGGGGAAGGTCGTCGGCATGCTGACGATGCAGCGTCTCATCTCCAGCGCCGAGGGGGATTTTGTCGGACAGATCGAAGACCTCGTCGTTCTACAGGAGTACCGTAAGATGGGGGTGGGCAGCCGTCTCATCAACAAAATGCGTTTCATGGCACAGTCCTACGGCTACAAACGCATCCAACTTGCCGCGGATATCGACAATGAAAACGCACTGCACTTTTACACCCGCCGCGGTTTCCGCCGCACCAATCTCACCGTCTTTCATTTTAAAAATAATATTTAA
- the nifH gene encoding nitrogenase iron protein has protein sequence MAELRQIAFYGKGGIGKSTTSQNTLASMAHYFDKNIMIVGCDPKADSTRLILHEKAQSTILQLAAEMGTVEDLELEDAMKPGAGIFAPDAPGGWINCTESGGPEPGVGCAGRGVITAINFLEEEGAYEEEGLDFVSYDVLGDVVCGGFAMPIREGKAQEIYIVMSGEMMAMYAANNISKGILKYANTGGVRLAGLVCNARMTDKEYDLAIALSKDLGTQMIHFVPRNNIVQHAELRRMTVVEYSPNSDQALEYKELARKIIANDMKIIPTPLEMDDLEDLLMKYGLEEEADEENVGKAAEA, from the coding sequence ATGGCTGAACTTCGTCAAATCGCATTCTATGGTAAAGGTGGGATTGGTAAATCTACTACTTCCCAAAACACTCTGGCTTCTATGGCTCATTACTTTGATAAAAACATCATGATCGTTGGTTGTGACCCGAAAGCGGACTCAACTCGTCTGATCCTTCACGAGAAAGCACAGTCTACAATTCTGCAGCTCGCTGCTGAAATGGGTACTGTTGAGGACCTCGAACTCGAAGATGCAATGAAACCGGGTGCAGGTATTTTTGCTCCTGACGCACCGGGCGGTTGGATCAACTGTACAGAGTCTGGCGGACCAGAGCCGGGTGTTGGATGTGCAGGACGCGGTGTTATTACTGCAATTAACTTCCTCGAAGAAGAAGGCGCTTACGAAGAAGAAGGTCTTGACTTCGTTTCTTACGACGTTCTCGGTGACGTTGTTTGTGGTGGTTTCGCTATGCCGATCCGTGAAGGTAAAGCTCAGGAAATCTACATCGTTATGTCTGGTGAGATGATGGCAATGTACGCTGCTAACAACATCTCTAAAGGTATTCTGAAGTATGCAAACACTGGTGGCGTTCGCCTTGCTGGTCTGGTTTGTAACGCTCGTATGACTGACAAAGAGTATGACCTTGCTATCGCACTGTCTAAAGACCTCGGAACTCAGATGATCCACTTCGTACCGCGTAACAACATCGTTCAGCACGCTGAACTTCGCCGTATGACGGTTGTTGAATACAGCCCGAACTCTGACCAAGCTCTTGAGTACAAAGAACTTGCTCGCAAAATCATCGCGAACGACATGAAAATCATCCCGACTCCGCTCGAGATGGACGACCTCGAAGACCTTCTGATGAAATACGGTCTTGAAGAAGAGGCTGACGAAGAAAACGTTGGTAAGGCTGCAGAAGCGTAA
- a CDS encoding FeoA family protein produces MCLLQMKVGEIAAVDAINVHGALRARLLAMGLMPNAQISIKHFGWFKSTVQVMINRTLVGLRKEEAALIEVHKVA; encoded by the coding sequence ATGTGTTTACTGCAGATGAAAGTCGGTGAAATAGCAGCGGTGGACGCTATCAATGTCCACGGTGCACTGCGTGCGCGCCTGCTGGCAATGGGCCTGATGCCGAATGCGCAGATCAGCATTAAGCATTTCGGCTGGTTCAAAAGCACCGTCCAGGTGATGATCAACCGTACCCTGGTCGGCCTCCGCAAAGAGGAAGCAGCCCTCATCGAGGTCCATAAAGTGGCCTGA